In Micropterus dolomieu isolate WLL.071019.BEF.003 ecotype Adirondacks linkage group LG09, ASM2129224v1, whole genome shotgun sequence, the DNA window TTCAGGAGATCCACCTGCCTTTGTGCATTTAACCACGTCAAGgtgaaaatgttgtgaaaatggaagTGAAGCCTTTACTTCATTTTCATGTCTCTtttgcaaaagagatcttgatCTCAGCGAGACttcctgaataaaaaaaaagcctaACTAAGTAAAACCACATCAAGAAGTGGTTGtagtctttttaaaataatttagttgGTGCCAGATTTAGCCCATGCAGACTGTGTCTTGTTTTTACAGATGCTATTTTGTCTCACCACTGAGGactaaaatggaaatatttcaaAACAGTATTATGTCATCTACTGGAGTGAGTTGTAATTTTGTGCCTCCCAAATTAACCTGAGCTCATTATAAGCAGGTTTTTTTCACTTGCTGCTTTGAATGCAGCTTCTgtcaaaatatcacaaatgatATTCAGAGACAATATTGTAGGGGTGGAGTGTTCGCCCTTAGTAAATGAGAACTACTAGGTTATCTGTATGCATcaaatatatctatatctatctatatctctctatctctctatatatatctatatctcagCAAGGACAGCCATGCAACAGCAGGGTAAGATGTCAATCAATGCACGGATAGAAAACATGGCTGTGCATTGGATAGGCAGGATCCCCCACATGGCTGTGTGTTGCGTCTCTGCATCCATGTGTAAATATCAAAACCATCAGCCGAACACACTGTATACTACTTTAGACATATTGAGGAAGGAGTAATAAATCCACTGCAAACGTCTTACGAAGatttaatgtacatttattcTTAACACGTGGAACATATAGTATAAAGATTTCATACTGAATAAATGATATTCATTAagccaaaaaaaggaaaaaagaggaATTTACATCAAGTTTTTAGCTACATCATCTGAAATACAAATATGCAGAATCCGCatcactggaaaaaaaaaaaaaaaaaaaattaaaatggtttCTTCATCAAGGTCTAGTTTGTCATTTATGGAGGAGCTCAAATGGAACCGCAGACATGATTTATGTTATATTCTCTACACCCGGACCGGAGACAAACTGAAACTTGAAGTTGTGTTTGTTGGGGGTGGCGTTGGACAGCAGCTAAACACCCCCAGGAGCGCGATACGAGCAGGGTTGAGGCGCCTAAGTAACGGAGAGGGTGGGTGTCAAGTAATCACATTGCTTACTTGAtgcaggagggggagggggggactTGGCGTCAAAGATTAAAAATGGTGAAGAGCAACAGAagttgagaaagagagagaagtgtAATGTACAACATCATATATACACTGCAGCTCGGACTGCATCTAGAGTTGAGGACCAGTCCTAAAGAGGTGACTTTTTAATATAAGGGTCAAGTCATACAATCAAGGGACAAAGAGAAGAGGTCGGGGTGTTGTAGGTTCACCATACTTTGGGGGGAAAGCCGTTTTCTCTCTCGACATTaactaaaactgtttttaaaaactacagttTGCTGCCAAGCCAGCGTATCTCAGTGTGAAacagtattattacagtatgtttacagtttttaaggtgtacagtacagaaaaaagtCCTACAATCTACTGCACAGGCCTCCCATGACAGATGTCTGTTCACAGCCAATAATGTGGTTCCTGTGGGGCTGAGTATATAGCATCCAAAGTTACAGCAATTATACCACACCACAGTCCGTGAGTCTATGTAGCCTCCAAACATGAACCATAATATTGTTTAGTCCGTGCCCTCTTCCCCCTGCCGACCCCTCGAGGGAGGAAGCGAGCACATGTATCCCCCAAACTCACTGTAAACGAGACAGCAACTTTGGTTacagtttcttctttttttttctggagatttttcttttcattaaaaaacaagtcCTTTTCCGCAGGGCAGCGCACTCTGTCCTATGCCGGGGTCCCAATCTGCTCTTCGTTGTCAGTATCTTTCCATTTCAGACGCTTAAAATCCACAGCTACTTCATGATATTCCTTCCTTTAGTGAGAAGCAGGGGGAGAAAGACAGTGGAATCCGAGGTGattttgcataaataaaaaaaaaaaaaaaataggacagTCAGTTTTGCTCTTTTCACTCACACGCAacagacacacgcacatacaaaaaaaggggaggaggggggggtgACTGGGAACGGAAAGAGGCAGAGCTGAAACCTCCCCACGGCTGTCATGACTGGCCAATCAGAAACAGTACGTCACAGATCACCTGGGAGACCAGAGAGTTCATAAGTGGGGACACTGAGATGTCCAGTAGCCGCGACTCGTACAACGTGAACTCCGAGTGGTTTTCCTCCACCTTCGCCAGGGCGTGCAGGGCTCGGGCTGCCCGCCGCATCATGTCCACGCTGGTGGGCTCAAACTGAGGTGCACCCTGCATTTGTAGCAGAGAGCTCTGGCTCTGCTGGTACTGTGTGGCAGCTAGACTGTCCTCCAGGAAGCCCAGCAGGTTACCCACGCTGCCTTTCTGCACAGCAATAGCCCGTGCCGCTAGGCTGTCACCCTGGGCCAAGTTAGCCAACAGGACGACCGCCATTTCCCGGCAAACGGCCACCTTGCGTTCACCGACCAGGCGCACCAGGGAGCCGTACAGCTTCTCTAAGCGGCTGAACGGCGGCGTTGCCAGGATGAGGTCGACGTTGTTGTCCTGGATGCTGAGCTTGCTGAGGGTCTCGAGGACCAGTCTCTGGGGGGAAAGTGAGCCGTGGGGCCCCAGTGTAGGGAAGGGGTCCAGGGCCTCCGCTGAGGGGCAGACAGCCCAGTGGAGCAGGCCATCCAGCAGCGGCAGGCATATACTCTCTGGGTAGATAGAAAGGTCCAGCTGGCCTGAGATGTTCGCCAGAGTGACCAGGCAGTTTTCCCTTAACACCTCGAGGCAGTCCCACCACCACTCATCTCTCTCGCAGCTCAcgccttcatcctcctcctcctccttctcgtAGGTGACCGGTGCCTGTTTACGCTCGGGGTGCCTGTGGTGGAGCAGCACCAGGCGGCCCAACAGCAGCAGGAGGCCTGGGTGTTTCGACATCTCCAGGTCGTTCCCCGGAACGAAGGAGAGGCTGCGCACTATGTTGGAAATGCAGATGCAACGCCGGGCTAGTGAGTCCTGCCAGTCTGACAGCGTGCTGAGCGGCGTTTCGTCCTTGCTGTGAGGCTCGTCCTCCAGGATTTTGATGTTGCGTCGGCTCTGGAGGTCAGGGTTGATGCTGAACAGGTACTTGCCGTTCTCCTTCTGCTCTTCGGCGCCTCCACGAACCACTTCCTCTGTGACCGACCCCGGGCGGGCAGATAGTACATCATCGATGGTGGCAGTGACTGGTGCACCAATGGGAAGAAGAGGAGACTTCTGAGGTTCAGAAGACTGGGGTTGCTGCGGCCGAGGCTTGTCTTCCCCGTTGGGCTTGGATTTCTCAGGGTTTTCCGTCACCACCTCGGCCACCTGGACCTTCTTGCGGCTCTCAGTGGCTGTTGGTGTGCGTTTCCTCTGCTTGAGAAGGTCCATCCGGCTCTCAAAGTGGGTCTGGATGTGTTCGGTGGTGTCACCACCACCAATGCTCCAGTGTATTAAGCCGCTATCGAAGCTCTGCCGCTGCCCGAGCTTGGACGAGTTGTTCACCAGGAAGGGATTCTTCTTCCGCACCACCTTGATGGGGAGTTTATCAAACTTGCTAGCCTGCTTGGGCTTTTCCGAGTGGAGGTTGGGGTCCTGGGAGGACCCTGAGGTAGAGGTATTGGGTTCCTTGATAGAAGACTCCCTTTCCTtctcctcgtcctcgtcctctgAAGACTTGTGTTTCTGTGAGCTCTCCTCCTCTTGCTTCACCTGGACCAGTGAGGAGATGTCGGTGTTGGCCTTCGTTTCCTCTACCTCCTCGTCCTCTTCGTCCTCTTCTTCGATGTCCATGTCCTCGCCCTCAGGCATGTGAATTTCGTCATCTGAGTCCTCAGCTGCGTTGGGGTCTATGAGTGTGCGCTGGCCGGGGTCTCCGACTTCATACTCCTTTAAGATGCCAAAGATCTCGATGAGGCAGCGTCTGAAGTACTCCACCACCAGCTCCAGGAATCCAGGCAGCTGAGAGACCAGAGAACAAAGTCACCAAAAAAATCCTCTACACACGGTGTGACAAGATAAAAGACGCGGGCTTGTGAAACTTACCTGGCACAAGTTAAAAGTAGAAATGCTATTGTCAtcataaagtaaaatgtttatgGTGTCCAGGGCCCAAGTGCTTTCAGCTAGTAAGCCTGACTTTAGTGACATCATCACTCTCCAAGCCTCAGGAGTGCCtgtaaaaagaccaaaacagagtGAATACGAGCCAACTCAGTCATGATCAGCAATCACAGGTGTTCAAAATAAGCAGCGTTTATCTGTTAAACTATTTCAAATTGGCAGGCAGGTGGGCATTCATCAGACATTTGGTGGTGATTAGTACTGGGTCCATTCATTTAAAGAAATGGTCAAACACTGCTCTTACCATGCAGCTTTTAAGTCAGTAACATTTTATGACTTCTGTAAAACTACACCTTCGAGTCATTAATTGTAATTTGTTCAGTGCGTGTCAATACTGAGTGAGGTGTGAAATAAAACTTCTGTACCAATGTCTTTCATGGTGAGCCGCCTGCGGGGCTTTAGGTGGGGTTGGGAGGACTCCACAGAACCAGGAGGGAAGGCCACATCTCTCCTGATCATGGGTTGCTGCACAGGGGCCTGGCCAATGTGGGAGGCGGGTACTGGGGGTCCGGCTTTCTGCACCTTAATGCCCGGATGAATGTAGGGGGACTTGCTGGGTGACGTCCTGCTTTCCATTGGCCGGGGGATGGGTGCTGGGCTCGACACCTGAGGAATGTGGTTCTGGGAAGTCTGGTAGGTGGATGGCAGGGGTCTGGTCATGGGGGGTCCAGAACCACCGGGGCCAAACGGCGGCTGCCGCTGGTTGACGTGGCCGGGCCACTGACCCTCGTGGTTCATGCGTTGGTCTGACGGCATCATCTCCTCGGAGCGGTTCATGCCGTGGTAGCCGGGGCCCTGGCCTGGTACAGGAGGTCCCTGTCGGTTCGGATAGTTGGGGTAGCCCATCTCATTGCGGCCCTGCCACATTGGACCCTGGGGGCCATCGGGACCTGAAGGCATGGGGGTTGCCATCATCTGGGGAGGCATTGGAGACTGGGAGTTGGGGCCTGCAGATGCCGGTCCTCGCTCCCGGCCGAAAGGGAAGGGGAACTGGTTCTGTGGGCCTGGTGGTCTGCGATCCCCTCCAGGGTATGCATTATACTGGTTATACATGTCCTGTTGCCCTTGGGGCCCCGAGGACTGGGGTCCTGGCTGCTGCTGACCACTGTAGGGGACGTTGTACATTTCTCCCTCATGGCGCTTGGCTGGAGGCCCATACCCTCCCTCTACAGGACGCTTATAGTTCTGTCAGAGGACAACATTCAGCATTACACTTAACAACTGAGTATCTTTATGCAACAATATTAACAAGAATTAATGCTTAGATCTGTTCAATAGGTTATAGGAACATTTACCTTTAATACAtgtatggtaaaaaaaaatatttttaattagggaaatgtttaaaaaagagGAATCAAGTTGCAATAACAGCACTGCAAATGCTGAACAAAATGTTCTTACCGGTTGCTGCTGTGGATACATTCCCGGCTGCTGATTTGGGTACGGGCCACCAGGGGGAGCTCCTTGGCCAGGGAACTGATTGGTGTAGGAGTCATGCctgaaaacaataacaaaagttcACACCATTAAATTTCACGTTTCGTCTTTACAGTAAGTGCCAGTTGTAGTATGAAACTCCAACGCGGATGATCATGCATTCTTTTCAAAAGAGTACACTGGCAAACTGCCTTGAAATCACCATCTTTGTCCTTTAATGAAGACCAGTGTTAGCAGTGCATGGTACTAACCGTTGCTGTGGAGGAGGGCGGCTGGGCGAGTACATCCCTGTGTCGGCTCCAGAAGGCATCATGTTGGGCTGAGGAGCCCCTGGTCCCATACTGCCGTCAGGACCCATGCCTGGCTCCTGTCTGTAAACCCAACATCATCACTCAGCAGCTGATCTGACTTAACTTCATATTAGGTATGAAcgatatggattttttttaaagccgaTATGATAAATGATGATTACCTGCTTCTCATGGCCAATACTGATAAGATAACTGATAATTTTGGATTTTAGTAAGTTAGTTCATAACCAGTAGTTTATGCACACCTGAGTAGTGAGCAGAGATGGATGATTTCATATTCCATTGCTCTGACCTAACCAAATCTGACTGACCTCACGATTgttaacacaacaaaaacagaacagttGGAGcccttcaaatgttttttttcctagtATAGCACATCAAAAAACTTCAAaacatcaaatgttttgtattcaaaattcaaaatcaCTGATATGTTTGGCCCTCTGGTCTACACTGTGTGGCTCCACCAGGTGATGCTGTTTGACGTCATGAGCGCGACAACAGGCCAATCTTGTCAAGCACTTTACAACCCTTTTATTTATGTTCTACAGATATACAGTCATTATAATTATACAACCATGCTGACCGCTTGGAGAACAATGCAGTATGTTTACCTTCGGTCATATCCGTAAGGGTACTGTTGCCTCTGGCCCATCTGCATGTTGCCCATAGGGCCTGGTGGGCCCCTGTTATACTGTTCTCCCATCCCACTGTTGGGACCTGGTTGCATGAACTGCTCTCcagcttaaaaagaaaaagacagattaTTGTTGGTTTCAGCTCTAACGGAACTCCTACGGTATTCTGATACGCTGGTTTGGCCGTCTCTCACCTTTCCTCATGCCACCAAAGGGGTCCTTGTTAGACTCGTAGGGCCCCATTCGACCCATCATCTCTGGGCCCCCCATCCCAGGCTGGTAGCCCTGTGAGTTGGGAGTCATGGCATTCCTTCTGGAAAACGCCGGGTCTCCGCCGTCAGCAAACGGGTCTTGGAGATTAACGCTACTCCTGTAGGAGGGCAGGATGCTTGTTAGTGAAATACAGGGGGATCATTCATGCTTTGTTTAAAAATTCTTGTTAATTTCTTGTTTTGAAGGTTTTAGAGTCTTGCCCCTAATAACTATTGCTTGGCACCCAAGAAGAAGTTGCAAGTGCAAGTTCAAGAAATGAGATAATCATAGAAATTGTGTTTTCCATCTGTAGCTTTTAAGACATTAAGCAGTGTGTGGACCATGTGCTGCGCCTGCTGCTACTGAATTTATTCTTAGGTGTTTATTTAACTATACGTTTTTATACAATTTTCcaaatcacatttttaacaattgtTTCTCTTTAACACTTATTAACAAGCTGGTTGTGTGTATATCCTAACATGACCTACCATTACATAACTTACAGCATATTTTTCCGCTTGGTGTTTTCTATTTCGGGCTGCAATGATGCAgtttgtattcatttattttaacagggaTCCGTTTCATTTTATTGTGATGCCTCCTGATATTGTTGACGTCACAGAAACAAGATGTTGAGGCTTCTAGCTCATACCTGACGCCAGGCATCGGAGGCATTTGCGTGTGCGGGGTGGAGGCTGGGGTCGGGGGCTTCGGGTCTCCCCCCTCTGCCATCGAACTACTGGTGGACTGAGGGGTCTGGGGTCCTTGCAGGGATCCGGAGCCAGCTGCAAAACAAGCGTATACATGCTGAGTACTGGGCAAAGACGATAAAGTCCTCCGGTTAGTAAAATTGAACGATTCTAGAGAATTCAAAGCAcatcccctctcctccctcctctcttcaaTCCAGTAAGGAAAGCCAGAGCTGATAGCTGATAGTGAGGCGGGATAGTCTTGTGGATAGGCTGAGCACTGCTGGGGTACACACGCTGGCTTTTGGCAATCCTAAATCCCATTAAGAAATTCCAGAGCACCGCACAGAGGAACACCAGTTTGTGTCAAGCTGACTGGCTTTTGAGTGCGCAGCCAGCGAAAAATCTTCCAGCTCATCACAGCATgccaacccccccacccccttcctCAGCCACCACCGGGGCTCTTGGAGTCACCAGGAAACAATGATCTAAACCCGGACTCTTGACAGATTACTGCCTGACCTGTAGAGACAGGGGACGGCACGTTGTGTGATTGTGTGCATGACTGttcgtgttgtgtgtgtgagagacataGTAGCGTTCATCCTTAACTTCAGCTCAGGACTTCTCACTATTAGCACGGCAGTCTGATGACTCACAGGTTCCCATTCATTaaactggcacacacacacacacacacacacacacagaacaccgGGGTCACTTGCAGGTCACATTTTCTCACATCATCCTCTCGCCTCTCtagcgctcacacacacacacacacacacacacacacacacacattaacaggctccccctccccctcctccctctgggCAGGGATTTCCCTCTACTAAAGATGAAgggaggaaaggggggggggggatctcatgaggatggaaaaaaaatagaatGGCAAAAACAGAGtgtcagagagtgagagagagagagaatagcGTGACTtttacgcacacacatacacacacatccaagCCGCTTCTCCCCATTCATCATTTCTGGCTCAGTACTAATCTCCAGGGAGTGTTGCCTTGCGCCTCTGTAGCCCTGGGCCAGGCACCAGGCAGCGAGGACACGCCACTGACGTGACATTGCTATCACCAAATCACCTCCTGCCCCACGCTGCCACCCCCCCGTCCCAGCTCTTCCTCCGTACTAACTAGAGGGCTGATGCCAGCTGACAAGCACCCTGATGCCTCCTGTAACAACACCCCGGCGCTGACTCAGTGCCCCGTGTCTGACAGCCTGGGTCTCCGCCAGACTGAAGCAACACGTGGTCGCTCCTGGTGTGGTTGCTCCTGGCAGCTAAAACCTGAGTccctccaaaacaaacagcttcCAGGCGACACATGGTCCCAAGGACCGCCCCCCAACCCCCCCTCATACCGCCCCCCTTAACCTCTGATTGACTGCCAGTTTACACGCTGACTTTTACCCAACATTCAGAGTTCATTGAAAGATTTGGCATGCTGTGTCTGTTCGCACAAAAACCAACGGGTGGAGTCTGAAAGGACAAGTCTTTCGTCATGTCCTGTGCAAATGCCAGGGAGTATTCCCCCAAGAGATGTGTTCGTGGAACTGTCCAGAGGATGTGGTGCACTTCTATGACTTACAGCTACACCGCCGCCATTTACAACTCCTCCAATATCTGCCAAAATAGCGGTGATTTATGGAGGATGGCAGCCGCATACAGGAGATGACAAACGATGTTCTGAGATTGGCTTTTAACACTGCAATTAATAGGatacaataaaatacactaGTTTATAGGGCAGATGATGTGAGGCAAATAGGGCAAGGAGGATGTGATGAATTGCATGGAAACCACACTGCACCCgagggagaaagggaaaaaGGAAATAGGCTTTCATTCACTGGACACGATTGTGATTTAATTCAGACAGGGAAATGGTgatgaggtggaggaggatgacGGCGCTCACCTGGGCTAGGAGGCTGGATCTTGGGCTGGTTCTTTTTGGTGTCTGTGTTGAAGAAGTCCGGGGGCGGGTCCTCGCCGCGCTCAATCTTGCACTCGAAGGCGTACAGACACTGGATGTACTGTTTCTTGAGCGAACTGGCCGCGCTGCTTGACGTGCCCACGTTCAGGTTGGTGGCCAGCTCCCTCCACTTCTTGTTCTTGTTCACCTGGTGGGCGACAAAGGAAGGAGGCGGCTCAGAAAGGTGCACACAACAGCCTCATAAGAATTACTGTGATGTTTTCATCTGTGATCAAAAGGTGGAATCCAGGCGTACCTGGGTGAGGCCGCCGATCTCTTTGACAGACACATAGAGTCTGAAGAGATCGAGAGGCTTGCGTCCCACTGCCGGCAGGTTGTTCATGCCCATGGCCTTCTCCTCGGCAAAGGCTAGGAATCGATCCACCCACATCTTCCTCTCTGGCTCTGGGCCAAGCTCGTACAGACGAGTGATCTTCTCGTTGGTGATGGTGGAAGAGCTCGACTTCTACAGGATAGACGATGGGAGGAAATCATGGGATGAGTAAACAAAAAGGCTCTAATGTGCAATGAGAATTTCAGCATGTGGATTTTGAACTTCTACCTTTTTGGATTCTGGCTTGGGAGTCCCTTCcactttgttgttcattttcGGGGCAGGGGTCATTTTGTCCATGCCAAACTCCGAACTTGGAGCCATTCCTGTGTTGAACGGTAATAAGAGGAGGGTGAAATATAAAAGGTTACCAGTCTTATCGCCCACATTGGTACAACAACCACTTGAACATGGGCTGAAGTTACTCACCCGGGGTGTTGTTGGGCATATTTGCTCCCATTGGATATGGCCCTGGCCCTGGCCCTCCCTGGTTCATCATACCGTGCATGCTATTCATGCCTGGGCCATATGGAGGGCCTGCTCCCATCATGCCCTGGGACATGTTCGGGTACCCAGGTGGCCTAGAGTAGAGAACGCTTGTTTAGACACTTGGGAAAAATGAGACACAACAAGCTGATAAAAGTGCATCATTGTCACAATGAAACACCCAGAAATAAGTATCTGAGGGTCTGGCATGCTTTCCATGACTTTCTGTTTCATTCTGTAACATCTATGCTATTCCTTGTCTTGTGTTAACTGGCTTCAGCTTATTCTGTAGGAAATATCAATTTACGTCATATGATTCTAGCAATTGCCAAGCCCACGAGGGCCTCTCTGTAGGCTGAGCTGGCACGCTCGCTGGGGAGAGATGTGATTCACCGATGTCAGAGACCATCTCCTGCTCTCTCATTCGCTccactttttccttttctctcacaGTCAAGTGTTTGGTCTGCTGCCATCTACTCTGCAGCACACTCAGgcaccaaaacacacaacagaccGGCTTGCACGTGGGAAGAGCCAATCATTTTTCATGGTCACAAAACCAGCACATATAatcaaggacacacacacacacacacacacagctaaacaTTCAGGCTGGAGAGTCTGAATAGAGTGCGTCATACTGACCCTGGACAGGCAACTGCTCCCTGACACACTGATGTAGCCAGTAGCTGTAAGCACCCACCTGTTGTGTATTGAGTTTGTTGGTCCGTGGTGCATGGAGGGGCCGCCATCCTTCCTGTTCATGCCTGGAGGGGGGCACATCCCGGACGCCACCTGAGGAGGCATGCCGGCCATGTTTGAGCCCATCCCAGGACCATAGGGTCGAGCACCCATCTGCCCCGGGCCTATTCTGCCAGGTGGGATGCTTCCATACTGAGCCCCGGTGCCCTGACCAGGCATGGGGTTCATGGAGCCGCCCATGCCGGGGCCACTGGGGTAGTTGGCATTTGGCATCCCTGTATAGCCGGGCTGCC includes these proteins:
- the arid1ab gene encoding AT-rich interactive domain-containing protein 1A isoform X2; translation: MAAQVASVATLNTSPPSELKKPDRDPQEESVPGEKQHENKEPGPDGGSPGQKELQDGADAGNAGGGGDPDMKNGNGNLPRVNNSSNQNDTGGPEGNNHPGMGHHHPGPFPPPPYGYNQHYSRAPFHQHGGQQSPGMAAASGPGMMDPYPPNSHEHGYPNHYNNYSPFQNRTSYQGQGYGAMNSPRNNQPPAAGGQPGKQQPAGGTTAMAASYNNQRYNMGTQQPTSTPTLNQLLTSPSSARSYPNYPQGDYNNQEGANKGPGDMGSSQYGGVHPGWQQRTHHPPPMSPGNTGQPPNRNQPPSPMDQVGKMRGQPYGGPSPYSQQQGPPATGPGPQQGGSYPGQGYGPPGPQRYPMAVQSRTPGAMGSMQYGQQMSAYGQQGPGGYGQQSQGYYGQHGPAPHPGQQQPPYSGQPQGSSGTPYPQQGHPSQPPGQHGQPGPPYQQTQGPHGPSPGQPPYSQPPQSQPGQPSYVPPQQQQQPQQPQGPGPQSQQGPQGQPGYPQPSGPGQPPQQQTPPQQPPQQQGPPQQQQQQQPGGPPPQAQQPPSHGQQGQPSPYSQTPPLQQQQQQQQQQQQQQQQQQQQQQQQQQQQQQQSPYQRFPPPPQELSQDSFSSQSSAPPSNQPMASNKSSQEDSMQGRPSSLPDLSGSIDDLPTGAEGALSPGVSTSGVSSSQGEQSNPAQSPFSPHTSPHLPGIRGPSPSPVGSPASVTPSRTGPLSPAAVPGNQMPPRPPSVQSDSIMHSSMNQSAMGQDRVYMRNPQMPPYGSPGQPGSALSPRQSSGGQMHSGMGPYPQNNSMGNYGPQGTQYGPQGYPRQPGYTGMPNANYPSGPGMGGSMNPMPGQGTGAQYGSIPPGRIGPGQMGARPYGPGMGSNMAGMPPQVASGMCPPPGMNRKDGGPSMHHGPTNSIHNRPPGYPNMSQGMMGAGPPYGPGMNSMHGMMNQGGPGPGPYPMGANMPNNTPGMAPSSEFGMDKMTPAPKMNNKVEGTPKPESKKKSSSSTITNEKITRLYELGPEPERKMWVDRFLAFAEEKAMGMNNLPAVGRKPLDLFRLYVSVKEIGGLTQVNKNKKWRELATNLNVGTSSSAASSLKKQYIQCLYAFECKIERGEDPPPDFFNTDTKKNQPKIQPPSPAGSGSLQGPQTPQSTSSSMAEGGDPKPPTPASTPHTQMPPMPGVRSSVNLQDPFADGGDPAFSRRNAMTPNSQGYQPGMGGPEMMGRMGPYESNKDPFGGMRKAGEQFMQPGPNSGMGEQYNRGPPGPMGNMQMGQRQQYPYGYDRRQEPGMGPDGSMGPGAPQPNMMPSGADTGMYSPSRPPPQQRHDSYTNQFPGQGAPPGGPYPNQQPGMYPQQQPNYKRPVEGGYGPPAKRHEGEMYNVPYSGQQQPGPQSSGPQGQQDMYNQYNAYPGGDRRPPGPQNQFPFPFGRERGPASAGPNSQSPMPPQMMATPMPSGPDGPQGPMWQGRNEMGYPNYPNRQGPPVPGQGPGYHGMNRSEEMMPSDQRMNHEGQWPGHVNQRQPPFGPGGSGPPMTRPLPSTYQTSQNHIPQVSSPAPIPRPMESRTSPSKSPYIHPGIKVQKAGPPVPASHIGQAPVQQPMIRRDVAFPPGSVESSQPHLKPRRRLTMKDIGTPEAWRVMMSLKSGLLAESTWALDTINILLYDDNSISTFNLCQLPGFLELVVEYFRRCLIEIFGILKEYEVGDPGQRTLIDPNAAEDSDDEIHMPEGEDMDIEEEDEEDEEVEETKANTDISSLVQVKQEEESSQKHKSSEDEDEEKERESSIKEPNTSTSGSSQDPNLHSEKPKQASKFDKLPIKVVRKKNPFLVNNSSKLGQRQSFDSGLIHWSIGGGDTTEHIQTHFESRMDLLKQRKRTPTATESRKKVQVAEVVTENPEKSKPNGEDKPRPQQPQSSEPQKSPLLPIGAPVTATIDDVLSARPGSVTEEVVRGGAEEQKENGKYLFSINPDLQSRRNIKILEDEPHSKDETPLSTLSDWQDSLARRCICISNIVRSLSFVPGNDLEMSKHPGLLLLLGRLVLLHHRHPERKQAPVTYEKEEEEDEGVSCERDEWWWDCLEVLRENCLVTLANISGQLDLSIYPESICLPLLDGLLHWAVCPSAEALDPFPTLGPHGSLSPQRLVLETLSKLSIQDNNVDLILATPPFSRLEKLYGSLVRLVGERKVAVCREMAVVLLANLAQGDSLAARAIAVQKGSVGNLLGFLEDSLAATQYQQSQSSLLQMQGAPQFEPTSVDMMRRAARALHALAKVEENHSEFTLYESRLLDISVSPLMNSLVSQVICDVLFLIGQS